Proteins encoded together in one Shewanella oneidensis MR-1 window:
- a CDS encoding IS256-like element ISSod4 family transposase, which produces MTQPFNFEQALKDLQSGKSLTGKDSILGPLIKQLTEAALQAELEQHLAHDPQPNRKNGKTPKTIKHPSGNFELDAPRDRNGTFEPQLIKKNQTTLTDEIERKVLSMFSIGMSYRDINQHVEDMYGLNVSNATVSAITDKLIPELKAWQQRPLDSHYPIVWLDAIHYKVKEDGRYVSKAVYTLLALNMKGKKEILGLHLSENEGANYWLSVLADLNNRGVKDILIACVDGLTGFPEAIASIFPHTETQLCVIHQIRNSMKYVASKNQKAFMADLKPVYRAVSKEAAEMALDELEAKWGDAYPLVINSWRRKWHNLSHYFKYPEHIRKVIYTTNAVEAVHRQFRKLTKTKGAFPNENSLLKLLYAGILNASDKWTMPIHNWSLCLSQLAIYFEGRLDSVLEI; this is translated from the coding sequence ATGACCCAACCTTTTAACTTCGAACAAGCCCTTAAAGATCTGCAATCAGGTAAAAGCCTCACAGGTAAAGACAGCATTCTTGGCCCACTGATCAAGCAACTCACTGAAGCGGCTCTCCAGGCTGAGCTTGAGCAGCATTTAGCGCATGATCCTCAGCCTAATCGTAAAAATGGCAAAACCCCTAAGACCATTAAGCATCCGTCCGGTAACTTTGAGTTAGACGCGCCTAGAGACCGCAATGGCACCTTTGAGCCTCAGTTGATTAAGAAAAATCAAACTACACTAACCGATGAAATCGAACGTAAAGTGTTATCGATGTTCAGTATAGGTATGAGCTATCGCGATATTAATCAACATGTTGAAGATATGTATGGGCTCAATGTGTCTAACGCAACAGTAAGCGCCATCACCGACAAACTCATCCCCGAACTTAAAGCGTGGCAACAGCGCCCATTAGATAGCCATTATCCTATCGTTTGGCTTGATGCGATACATTATAAAGTCAAAGAGGATGGGCGTTACGTCAGTAAAGCCGTTTACACATTGTTAGCGCTTAATATGAAAGGAAAAAAGGAAATTTTAGGGCTTCACTTATCCGAAAATGAAGGCGCTAATTACTGGCTATCCGTACTGGCCGATCTTAATAATCGTGGTGTAAAAGATATTCTTATCGCCTGTGTTGACGGCTTGACCGGTTTCCCTGAGGCCATAGCCAGTATCTTCCCTCATACGGAAACACAGCTATGCGTTATCCACCAGATCCGCAACTCAATGAAGTATGTCGCCTCAAAAAATCAGAAAGCGTTTATGGCTGATTTAAAGCCTGTGTATCGAGCCGTGAGTAAAGAAGCCGCAGAGATGGCATTGGACGAACTGGAGGCCAAATGGGGTGATGCTTATCCGTTGGTAATCAACTCTTGGCGTCGCAAATGGCATAATTTGTCCCATTATTTTAAGTACCCAGAACATATCAGGAAAGTGATTTACACGACCAATGCGGTTGAGGCTGTGCATCGCCAATTTAGAAAGCTCACCAAAACCAAAGGTGCATTTCCTAATGAAAATAGCTTGTTGAAGCTACTTTACGCAGGCATATTAAACGCCTCAGATAAATGGACTATGCCAATCCACAATTGGAGCCTTTGTTTATCTCAGTTAGCGATTTATTTTGAAGGACGTTTAGATAGCGTGCTAGAAATTTAA
- a CDS encoding YifB family Mg chelatase-like AAA ATPase translates to MAIACVHTRASCGVEAPEVTVEVHLSNGLPAFNLVGLPEASVKEARERVRSALINAGFEFPMRRITVNLAPADLPKQGGRYDLPIAIGILAASEQIPATSLKDTEFVGELALSGQIRYCQGLLPAIIAAKRQNNQLILPLENRHDAELVGYPKVYFGSHLQSLAAFLHGQAPLPMLEQQLEWISNEPVESTPCLSEVIGQYQAKQALEIAAAGNHNLLMLGPPGTGKTMLASRMMALLPALNYEEALEVAAIHSVAGINIKPQDFLKRPFRAPHHTCSSISLVGGGSIPKPGEISLAHRGVLFLDEVAEFPRKVLDCLREPMETGEVVISRAAAKLTFLSRFQLIAAMNPSPSGDIDGPNRATPDQIQRYLARLSGPFIDRFDLTIEVPKLPAGTLTQQSAQGETSHQIAKRVKCARDIQLARAGVLNSELSGKQLKQFSGLTDTDLSFLEQSVVKLGLSVRSFHRIQRVARTIADLEQAPNTERRHLAQALGYRAMDKLLARLSQQY, encoded by the coding sequence ATGGCGATAGCCTGCGTGCATACCCGAGCCAGTTGTGGTGTTGAAGCGCCCGAAGTCACGGTTGAAGTCCATCTCAGTAATGGCCTGCCGGCTTTTAATCTGGTGGGTTTGCCAGAAGCTTCAGTTAAAGAAGCCCGCGAGCGGGTGCGCAGCGCCTTGATCAATGCAGGATTCGAGTTTCCGATGCGGCGAATAACCGTCAACCTCGCCCCTGCGGATTTACCCAAGCAAGGTGGCCGTTACGATTTACCTATCGCCATCGGCATTCTAGCCGCTTCAGAGCAAATCCCCGCCACGAGCCTTAAGGATACCGAATTTGTTGGCGAACTTGCCCTCTCAGGGCAAATCCGCTACTGCCAAGGATTACTACCAGCAATCATTGCGGCTAAACGCCAAAATAATCAGTTAATTCTGCCGCTTGAGAATCGCCACGACGCTGAGTTAGTTGGTTACCCTAAGGTCTACTTTGGCTCCCATTTGCAAAGTTTAGCGGCGTTTCTCCATGGACAAGCGCCACTCCCCATGCTGGAGCAGCAACTCGAGTGGATCTCGAATGAGCCAGTGGAATCCACACCTTGCCTTAGCGAGGTGATAGGTCAATACCAAGCTAAACAAGCACTTGAGATCGCCGCCGCAGGCAACCATAACCTATTGATGCTAGGCCCACCCGGCACGGGGAAAACCATGTTAGCCAGCCGCATGATGGCACTATTACCTGCACTCAATTATGAAGAAGCCTTAGAAGTGGCTGCAATTCATTCCGTCGCGGGCATCAATATCAAACCGCAGGATTTTCTTAAGCGGCCATTTCGTGCGCCGCACCATACTTGCTCCTCTATTTCCTTAGTCGGTGGCGGCAGCATTCCTAAGCCTGGCGAAATTTCGCTGGCCCATCGCGGAGTATTATTTTTGGATGAGGTTGCTGAATTTCCTCGTAAAGTGCTCGACTGTCTGCGTGAACCTATGGAGACAGGTGAAGTGGTGATCTCCCGCGCGGCGGCAAAACTGACCTTCTTAAGCCGCTTTCAATTGATCGCCGCCATGAACCCCAGCCCGAGCGGCGATATCGACGGCCCCAATCGGGCAACGCCAGACCAAATCCAGCGCTATCTCGCCAGACTCTCTGGCCCGTTTATAGATAGATTTGATCTCACTATCGAAGTCCCTAAACTCCCCGCAGGCACCCTAACGCAACAGTCGGCGCAAGGCGAAACCAGCCATCAAATCGCCAAACGAGTGAAATGCGCCCGCGATATTCAACTCGCCAGAGCTGGCGTACTAAACAGTGAACTATCAGGCAAACAGCTTAAGCAATTTAGTGGCCTCACTGATACCGATCTGAGTTTTTTAGAACAAAGTGTCGTCAAACTCGGGTTATCCGTGCGCAGCTTCCATCGTATTCAACGGGTCGCCCGCACCATT
- a CDS encoding sensor histidine kinase, with translation MTNTPLQLEQKLAWVYLINLVFYLIPLFITPYSSWQIILILAVLVPFIYCYFWTYRCNFRSAYRPIIAMLVLATVVTPINPGSISLFTFASFFIGFFYPIRVSVFCWFGVVVLLFLLNYLNQFNNLYFPLYGTLLVLGVGMLGVAERRRYHHKLKEQQSAQEISTLATMVERERIARDLHDIMGHSLSSIALKAELAEKLLAKQEYQLATTQLQELGQIARESLSQIRHTVCDYKHKGLASCITQLCHSLRDKGIYVELIGELPKLPARAESQLGLILTELVNNILRHSSASQCSITFREQENTLFVEVKDNASASPFIEGNGLTGIRERLDSLGGHFSYNLEQGYAFTVSLPLQGATV, from the coding sequence ATGACAAACACCCCCCTACAATTGGAACAAAAGCTCGCATGGGTCTATCTGATAAACCTCGTGTTTTATCTGATCCCGCTGTTTATTACGCCTTATTCTAGCTGGCAAATCATATTAATCTTAGCTGTACTGGTTCCCTTTATTTACTGCTATTTTTGGACCTACCGCTGTAATTTTCGTAGCGCCTATCGGCCGATTATCGCCATGCTAGTCTTGGCCACCGTGGTCACCCCAATCAATCCAGGGTCCATATCGCTTTTTACCTTTGCAAGCTTCTTTATTGGTTTCTTCTATCCCATTAGAGTCAGCGTGTTTTGCTGGTTTGGTGTCGTAGTTTTGTTATTCTTACTCAACTATTTGAATCAATTTAACAATCTGTATTTTCCACTCTATGGAACATTATTAGTGTTAGGTGTTGGCATGTTAGGCGTGGCGGAACGAAGACGTTACCACCACAAACTGAAGGAGCAACAAAGTGCTCAGGAGATCAGCACTTTAGCCACTATGGTTGAACGGGAGCGTATCGCCAGAGACTTGCACGATATTATGGGGCACAGTTTGTCATCGATTGCTCTAAAGGCTGAATTGGCCGAAAAACTACTGGCGAAACAAGAATATCAACTTGCAACGACTCAACTGCAAGAGCTAGGACAAATCGCCCGGGAAAGCTTGAGCCAAATCAGGCACACGGTTTGTGACTATAAACATAAGGGGCTGGCCAGCTGCATCACTCAGCTATGTCACTCACTCCGGGATAAAGGCATCTACGTTGAGCTGATTGGAGAATTACCAAAACTGCCCGCCAGAGCAGAAAGCCAGCTAGGACTCATTTTAACCGAGCTTGTGAATAATATTCTGCGCCACAGCAGCGCCAGCCAATGCAGTATCACGTTTCGCGAGCAAGAAAATACGCTCTTCGTTGAAGTCAAAGATAATGCCTCAGCAAGCCCCTTTATCGAAGGCAATGGCCTAACGGGGATCCGTGAGCGTCTCGATAGCCTCGGAGGTCATTTCAGTTATAATCTTGAGCAGGGATACGCCTTTACCGTCAGTCTACCTTTGCAGGGAGCAACAGTTTAA
- a CDS encoding calcium/sodium antiporter gives MLIALSIIGGFLILTLGAEALVRGATTIALRLGITPLVIGLTIVAFGTSAPELAVSVKAALAGNSGIALGNVIGSNIVNIGLILGITALIRPIEVKSEMVKRDIPIMILASMLFWGLLLDGELSLIDGVILLSFMLGYLVFSYFSAKNTNDADGEVIEEGPKNPLLSLLFIAVGISMLVGGGILFVNGAVDLAKVFGVSEIIIGLTIVAIGTSMPELVTSVLAALKGQSDIAIGNIVGSNIFNILGILGVTAIVYPVSGLGFQSLDFIVMLAFAVVILPFAWTGLRIGRREGATLLIAYLGYLIYLVNQASTQAVV, from the coding sequence ATGCTTATTGCACTTTCAATTATCGGCGGCTTTCTTATTTTAACCTTAGGCGCAGAAGCCTTAGTTCGCGGAGCAACCACAATTGCGCTGCGTTTAGGCATAACTCCCCTAGTGATTGGCTTAACCATTGTCGCCTTTGGCACCAGCGCTCCGGAGCTTGCGGTCAGCGTTAAAGCGGCACTAGCAGGCAACAGCGGTATCGCACTTGGGAATGTCATTGGCTCCAACATTGTCAACATTGGCCTGATCCTCGGGATCACCGCGTTAATACGCCCTATCGAAGTCAAATCAGAAATGGTTAAGCGTGATATTCCTATCATGATCTTGGCATCTATGCTGTTTTGGGGTTTGCTGTTAGATGGCGAACTCAGCCTGATTGATGGGGTGATTTTATTATCATTCATGCTGGGCTACTTAGTTTTCAGCTATTTCAGCGCTAAAAACACTAACGATGCTGATGGTGAGGTTATCGAAGAAGGCCCCAAGAATCCCTTATTATCGCTGCTATTCATTGCTGTCGGTATCAGCATGCTTGTCGGCGGAGGAATTCTATTTGTGAATGGTGCGGTTGATTTAGCAAAAGTCTTTGGCGTAAGTGAAATCATTATCGGACTTACTATTGTCGCTATTGGTACAAGTATGCCTGAATTAGTGACTTCAGTTTTAGCGGCACTCAAAGGCCAAAGTGATATTGCAATAGGCAATATTGTGGGATCTAACATATTTAATATATTAGGTATTCTTGGGGTAACCGCCATTGTTTATCCCGTGTCGGGTCTTGGTTTCCAATCCTTAGACTTTATCGTAATGCTCGCCTTTGCCGTGGTCATTTTACCTTTTGCTTGGACAGGACTACGTATTGGCCGCCGTGAAGGTGCCACGCTGCTTATAGCCTATCTTGGCTATTTGATTTACCTCGTTAACCAAGCCAGTACCCAAGCAGTAGTCTAA
- a CDS encoding DUF1963 domain-containing protein, which yields MDMLLAENSPIRQQLLEQKLAQFKDPHLAHTLSAFIRSSVDLYPCAIEDYAQLGNSRLGGLPDLPVGMDYPVTLVGREAMLDVYAEEFDREHIIDCWREDWAEEDYHWDEAAQAFHVPMQFIGQLNCGELKELQSYLPREGLLLFFLEQWRFSGVLRGHVYYVTEGQKLNPGQAMPALKFDGDMCEIYETAYQLQGVASIKTISSHMISRQNPHLLRLAEARLHALPQSQQARVMEAIEDEDYDGAPEWQDQFYLPDKVKMSHLGLIPGQIVTQAQWAALADKQLSCWQKLITPEQPLPYYDGFASINDYGFSQHEAPEFHAASALGGNAEDYLVLLKVRHSELNNELNYIIHRDDLALGKFDRIYCIYDY from the coding sequence ATGGATATGTTGTTAGCAGAAAATTCTCCCATTCGTCAGCAGCTGCTAGAGCAAAAGCTGGCGCAGTTTAAAGACCCGCATCTTGCCCATACGCTATCGGCATTTATTCGCAGTAGTGTCGATCTCTATCCCTGTGCAATCGAAGATTATGCTCAGTTAGGCAATAGTCGGCTGGGTGGTTTACCGGATTTGCCTGTGGGAATGGATTACCCTGTCACTCTGGTCGGGCGGGAGGCGATGCTTGATGTTTACGCTGAGGAATTCGACCGTGAACATATCATTGATTGTTGGCGGGAAGATTGGGCTGAAGAGGATTACCATTGGGACGAGGCCGCGCAAGCCTTTCACGTTCCAATGCAATTTATCGGGCAACTCAATTGTGGTGAGCTGAAGGAGTTACAATCCTACTTGCCCCGAGAGGGGCTGTTACTGTTCTTTTTGGAGCAGTGGCGTTTTTCGGGAGTGCTTAGAGGTCACGTTTATTACGTTACTGAGGGACAGAAACTTAACCCAGGACAAGCTATGCCCGCGCTTAAGTTTGACGGTGATATGTGTGAAATCTATGAGACTGCTTATCAACTTCAAGGGGTTGCAAGCATTAAGACGATTAGCTCTCACATGATTAGTCGTCAAAACCCGCATTTATTGCGGTTAGCCGAGGCGCGTTTACATGCGTTACCTCAGTCGCAGCAAGCGAGGGTGATGGAAGCCATCGAGGATGAGGATTATGACGGGGCACCTGAGTGGCAGGATCAGTTTTACTTGCCAGACAAAGTGAAAATGAGCCATCTGGGGTTGATCCCCGGTCAGATTGTCACTCAAGCACAATGGGCAGCCTTAGCCGATAAACAGTTATCCTGCTGGCAGAAATTGATCACCCCCGAACAGCCGCTGCCCTATTATGATGGGTTTGCCAGCATTAACGACTATGGTTTTAGTCAGCATGAAGCCCCCGAATTTCATGCCGCTTCTGCGTTAGGTGGCAATGCTGAAGATTATCTGGTGTTGCTTAAAGTCCGTCACAGTGAGCTGAATAATGAATTGAATTATATTATCCACCGGGACGATTTAGCGTTAGGAAAATTCGATCGCATTTACTGCATTTATGATTATTAG
- a CDS encoding AMP-binding protein, giving the protein MDKAIKTPIEMLAHWANTRGDEIYLRQPIKGQYLDFTWNEVQEKVQQLAGALRHLGLEPGDKIAVLSKNCAEWFITDLALMHGGYISVPIYPTANPDTIRYVLQHSGAKAIFLGKLDHWADQEAGVGGELLRLAMPYDTMPAQYQWEQLLNMGNPLIEAPLPEPDQIMTLIYTSGSTGQPKGAIQTFASYGWTCQAVVRDLRTNGNDRLLSYLPLAHITERVAIEGSSFYSGSVVAFVESLDSFVADVQRAKPTVFFSVPRLWSLFQKNIIDKIGVSKLNLLLKIPLISSLVKHKIHKGLGLNHCRLLGSGSAPIPPSLIHWYHSIGLNICEAWGMTENCAYSIINYPFDVRKIGTVGKPVQDCQIRQGEDGELLIKSPGLMTAYYLQPEATAAAFDADGFFHTGDLCAIDADGCVTITGRVKDNFKTAKGKYVAPVPIERKLAQDPHVELICVIGSGLPHPVALVQLSEGANLQAREEVRASLKATLDSVNPHLESHEHVDAIVVVNEPWSIENDVLTPTLKIKRHVLEKAFSERVDGIRGAQVRWEDELAKK; this is encoded by the coding sequence ATGGATAAAGCGATTAAGACGCCAATTGAAATGCTGGCGCACTGGGCGAATACGCGTGGGGATGAGATTTATTTGCGCCAGCCAATCAAGGGACAGTACCTTGATTTCACTTGGAATGAAGTACAAGAAAAAGTCCAGCAACTCGCCGGAGCACTGCGTCATTTAGGTCTAGAGCCGGGTGATAAGATTGCCGTTCTGTCTAAAAACTGCGCCGAATGGTTTATCACCGATCTCGCCCTGATGCACGGCGGCTATATTAGCGTTCCAATCTACCCTACCGCGAATCCAGATACTATCCGCTATGTGTTGCAACACAGTGGTGCGAAAGCGATTTTCCTCGGTAAACTCGATCATTGGGCTGACCAAGAGGCTGGCGTCGGTGGCGAATTATTGCGCCTAGCGATGCCCTACGACACCATGCCAGCCCAATATCAATGGGAACAATTGCTCAATATGGGCAATCCATTAATTGAAGCGCCATTGCCCGAACCCGACCAGATAATGACGCTGATTTATACCTCGGGCTCAACAGGCCAACCTAAGGGTGCGATTCAAACTTTTGCTAGCTATGGCTGGACCTGCCAAGCGGTTGTGCGCGATCTACGTACTAATGGTAATGATAGATTGTTATCCTATTTGCCTTTAGCCCACATTACCGAGCGAGTCGCGATCGAAGGATCGTCCTTTTATTCAGGCAGCGTAGTCGCCTTCGTTGAAAGTTTGGACTCCTTTGTGGCCGACGTGCAACGTGCTAAACCGACGGTATTTTTCTCTGTTCCACGCCTCTGGAGCCTGTTCCAAAAGAACATTATCGACAAGATTGGTGTCAGCAAACTCAATTTACTACTCAAGATCCCGCTCATCAGCAGCTTGGTGAAACACAAAATCCACAAAGGTTTAGGACTCAACCATTGCCGTTTACTCGGCTCTGGTTCTGCGCCTATTCCACCTTCACTCATTCACTGGTATCACAGTATTGGTCTGAATATTTGTGAGGCCTGGGGGATGACGGAAAACTGTGCTTACTCCATCATTAACTACCCGTTCGATGTGCGTAAAATCGGCACTGTGGGTAAACCGGTGCAGGATTGCCAAATCCGCCAAGGTGAGGATGGTGAGCTGCTCATCAAGAGCCCTGGTCTAATGACAGCCTATTATCTGCAACCTGAAGCGACTGCAGCGGCCTTTGATGCGGATGGTTTTTTCCATACGGGCGATCTCTGCGCCATAGATGCCGATGGTTGTGTCACGATAACGGGTCGGGTGAAAGATAACTTTAAAACCGCTAAGGGTAAATACGTTGCACCAGTGCCGATTGAGCGCAAACTCGCGCAAGATCCCCATGTTGAACTGATTTGCGTCATAGGTTCAGGTTTGCCGCATCCTGTCGCATTAGTGCAGCTTTCTGAAGGTGCCAACTTACAAGCCCGCGAAGAAGTGCGCGCCTCCCTAAAAGCGACACTAGATAGTGTGAATCCACATTTAGAATCCCACGAACATGTTGATGCCATTGTAGTAGTGAATGAGCCATGGTCTATCGAAAACGATGTACTAACGCCAACGCTTAAGATCAAACGCCATGTACTCGAGAAAGCCTTTAGCGAACGTGTCGATGGGATCCGTGGTGCTCAAGTACGTTGGGAAGATGAGTTAGCGAAAAAATAA
- a CDS encoding response regulator transcription factor, whose amino-acid sequence MKILLAEDQAMVRGALAALLTLAGGFTITQASDGDEALTLLKQQHFDLLLTDIEMPGRTGLELAAWLKEQHSQTKVVVITTFGRAGYIKRAIEAGVGGFLLKDAPSETLVSSIQQVMAGKRVIDPELAMMAIGDIDPLNDKERRALRFASEGKSTAEIADMLFIAEGTVRNYLSEAIAKLNASNRIDAARIAKQKGWL is encoded by the coding sequence ATGAAGATTCTATTGGCGGAAGATCAAGCCATGGTGCGCGGCGCACTGGCGGCACTGTTAACCCTTGCTGGCGGTTTTACCATTACCCAAGCCAGCGATGGCGACGAAGCATTAACCCTTCTCAAACAACAGCATTTTGACCTGTTACTGACGGATATTGAAATGCCGGGACGAACAGGTTTGGAGCTAGCCGCTTGGCTAAAGGAGCAGCACAGCCAAACCAAAGTGGTGGTGATCACGACTTTTGGCCGCGCGGGTTACATTAAACGCGCTATCGAAGCGGGTGTCGGTGGATTTTTGCTAAAAGATGCGCCCTCAGAAACCCTAGTCAGTTCAATTCAACAAGTGATGGCGGGTAAACGCGTCATCGATCCTGAGCTTGCCATGATGGCAATTGGTGATATCGACCCCCTCAATGATAAAGAACGCCGCGCCTTACGGTTTGCCAGCGAAGGCAAATCCACCGCCGAAATTGCCGACATGCTCTTTATTGCCGAAGGCACTGTTCGTAACTATCTATCCGAGGCCATCGCCAAACTCAATGCGAGCAACCGAATCGATGCTGCCCGCATCGCAAAGCAAAAGGGTTGGCTGTAG
- a CDS encoding alkyl/aryl-sulfatase, whose translation MQKTLPFNNKQDFEDAQRGFIAKPETLTIKDDKGNVVWDLEQYKTYIGLDKVAPNTVNPSLWRNAQLNMQYGLFKVTDKIYQIRGFDLSNITFIEGEKGWVVFDPLISPETAKAALAFINKTLGERPVTAVVYSHSHVDHYGGAAGLFASPDEVLRNKVEIIAPEGFTEHAVSENVIAGNAMARRAIYMYGALLPRNPQGGVNGGLGQTTSTGIPSLLLPTKLIEKTEEEVTVDGVRMVFQLTPGTEAPAEMNTWFPDSKALWMAENTTSTMHNILTLRGAQVRDSLKWASFLNETIEIWGSQAEVKFQSHHWPRWGNTYIVDYFKKQRDLYKYIHDQSVRLMNMGYTGEEISEQIVLPPELNDFWPNRGYYGTLRHNSRAVYQRYMGWYSGNPSDLDNLPPEMVGPKYIEFMGGEKEVLIKAKASFDKGEYRWVAEVLKHLVFANPDNKEGKLLLADALEQLGYQAESGPWRSVYLQGAYELRNGVPSGGGTVTATPDTIRAMTPTMLFEYLSVRINPEKAAGKKMIINMNFTDIGEKHTLSLENAVLNHTTRYATKPDVTITLSKKVMDDIQLGQVTLEQKIASGDIKIEGDQQKFNDFFSMLDKFNFWFNIVTP comes from the coding sequence GTGCAAAAAACTTTGCCATTTAATAACAAACAAGATTTTGAGGACGCTCAACGAGGCTTTATTGCTAAACCTGAAACTCTGACTATTAAGGATGACAAGGGCAATGTCGTTTGGGATCTGGAGCAATATAAGACTTATATAGGCCTCGATAAGGTTGCACCGAATACTGTCAACCCCAGCCTGTGGCGTAATGCCCAGCTCAATATGCAGTACGGCTTATTCAAAGTGACTGATAAGATTTATCAGATTCGTGGGTTTGATCTTTCAAATATTACCTTTATTGAGGGGGAAAAGGGCTGGGTTGTTTTCGATCCGCTTATTTCTCCAGAAACCGCCAAAGCTGCACTTGCTTTTATTAACAAGACGTTGGGAGAGCGTCCAGTGACTGCAGTGGTTTATAGTCATTCTCATGTGGACCATTACGGCGGTGCTGCTGGGTTATTTGCTTCGCCAGATGAAGTGTTGAGAAATAAGGTCGAAATCATTGCTCCAGAGGGATTTACTGAGCACGCAGTTTCTGAAAACGTTATCGCGGGTAATGCCATGGCTCGTCGTGCTATCTATATGTATGGAGCTTTATTACCCCGTAATCCTCAAGGGGGAGTCAATGGTGGTTTAGGGCAAACGACTTCAACAGGAATACCTTCTTTACTGCTGCCAACTAAATTAATTGAAAAAACAGAGGAAGAGGTCACCGTAGATGGAGTTCGCATGGTGTTCCAGTTGACACCTGGCACTGAGGCCCCTGCTGAGATGAACACTTGGTTCCCCGATAGCAAGGCTCTTTGGATGGCAGAAAATACCACTAGCACTATGCACAATATTCTCACTTTAAGGGGAGCTCAGGTTCGTGACTCTCTGAAGTGGGCAAGCTTCCTCAATGAAACAATTGAAATTTGGGGCTCTCAGGCAGAAGTTAAATTCCAGAGCCATCATTGGCCACGTTGGGGAAACACCTATATTGTTGATTATTTCAAGAAGCAGCGGGATCTATATAAATACATCCACGACCAGTCAGTACGCCTGATGAACATGGGTTACACTGGCGAAGAGATCTCGGAGCAAATTGTTTTGCCCCCTGAGCTCAATGACTTCTGGCCGAACCGTGGCTATTACGGTACCTTGCGTCACAACAGTCGCGCCGTTTATCAACGCTATATGGGTTGGTACTCTGGCAACCCTTCGGATTTGGACAATCTACCACCTGAAATGGTCGGTCCCAAATATATCGAGTTTATGGGCGGCGAAAAGGAGGTATTGATAAAAGCCAAAGCTTCCTTTGATAAGGGTGAATATCGTTGGGTCGCAGAAGTGCTCAAGCATCTAGTTTTTGCTAATCCAGACAATAAAGAGGGCAAGCTCTTGCTTGCTGATGCGTTGGAACAGCTGGGCTATCAGGCCGAGTCTGGCCCATGGCGCTCAGTCTATCTGCAAGGCGCTTATGAGTTACGTAATGGCGTTCCTTCCGGTGGTGGCACTGTGACTGCTACACCAGATACCATTCGTGCAATGACCCCAACTATGTTGTTTGAGTATCTGTCTGTGCGTATCAATCCAGAAAAGGCTGCTGGTAAAAAGATGATCATCAACATGAATTTCACTGACATCGGCGAGAAACATACCCTGAGTCTGGAAAACGCTGTGCTTAATCATACGACACGCTATGCAACTAAGCCTGATGTAACTATTACCTTAAGCAAAAAAGTGATGGATGATATTCAGCTCGGTCAGGTCACGTTGGAGCAAAAGATTGCCAGCGGTGATATTAAGATTGAAGGGGATCAGCAGAAGTTTAACGACTTCTTCAGCATGCTTGATAAGTTCAACTTCTGGTTCAACATCGTTACCCCATGA
- a CDS encoding tetratricopeptide repeat protein: protein MKTLLLLSSLALACTSVVAASSMNITAIDNAANTLGLDKLQQLSTVSQDYDSAYANYRLAISANVMGQKALANSALTSAQTSLETLTSSQENAESLALLSSVYSMQIALDNSKGAILGIKSAKAIASAEQLEPQNPRVALIKAIAAYNTPAMFGGSMQNAKTLASTAIEHFAQPCDTICWGEAEAYTWRGLAKQELGDTQGAMEDWQQALSLDKNYGWAKFLLQQNQQISAK from the coding sequence ATGAAAACACTATTACTCCTCTCAAGCCTTGCACTCGCTTGCACATCGGTTGTCGCCGCATCGAGCATGAATATCACAGCGATAGATAACGCGGCCAATACGCTGGGTCTCGATAAATTACAACAACTCAGCACTGTTAGTCAGGACTATGATAGCGCCTACGCCAATTACCGTTTAGCCATTTCTGCCAATGTAATGGGGCAAAAAGCCTTGGCAAATAGTGCCTTAACTTCTGCGCAAACCAGCCTTGAAACCTTAACCAGCAGCCAGGAAAATGCCGAATCACTGGCGTTATTATCATCCGTTTATAGCATGCAAATCGCTTTAGACAATAGCAAAGGTGCAATACTGGGTATCAAATCTGCCAAAGCCATTGCCAGCGCCGAACAACTCGAGCCACAAAATCCTCGCGTTGCATTAATTAAGGCAATTGCCGCCTATAACACTCCCGCCATGTTTGGTGGCAGCATGCAAAATGCTAAAACACTTGCCAGTACCGCTATTGAGCACTTTGCCCAGCCCTGTGACACTATTTGCTGGGGTGAGGCAGAGGCTTACACTTGGCGTGGACTTGCCAAGCAGGAATTGGGTGATACCCAAGGCGCGATGGAAGATTGGCAACAGGCATTGAGTCTTGATAAAAATTACGGCTGGGCTAAGTTTTTACTTCAACAAAATCAGCAAATAAGTGCAAAATAA